In the Phyllopteryx taeniolatus isolate TA_2022b chromosome 1, UOR_Ptae_1.2, whole genome shotgun sequence genome, GTCGATTAATCTATTATTGTTCCACTTCTAaaggacttctttttttttaagaaccgAAGGTGtcttattacaagaataaagtcttgtttttttagaacaaaaggcatatttCTGAAGAATATAGTAACATTTTTGGGGAGAATGAAGGTGTCTTTTTcagaataacaataataataagcaatATTGAAATTCACTTCTTTCCTTGTTCGACTTGGACATGAAAAGCAGAATATTCGAAAAAGTCGACTTCATCCTCATAACCTTACAATTAGGGTCATTAGGATTAacgaggtttttttgttttttgaaataacacttcctccttctaaagccgacgcttgtgatgGGCTcactctggtcatgtgccattagTAGCCTAGCAATAGTACAACTATGAGATCATTTTTGCAAATATGATCTCGAAGCGCCATCCATTAGTTTGAGATCTTGAAAAGGTTTCTATGGATTTTGAAtccacttttttcttttgttttcataccactgtcctgttgatgcattcattgaaAATTGAGAAGTCAtctaaatgtaattaaatgtagTTAGTTCAATTACTTTGAGAAAATGCTTGAAATAGTTCCATTTTGCAAAGTcctcttcccaacactgctgataaaaaaaggaaaaaaagaaggagaGAAAAAGGTTGTTGAGGATGCAAattgttgatttatttgtttgttgaaaacctCGCGCACGCGCACTGCTGAGTGAGGGCGCGGTGGACGACGGGAAGAAGAGGAAAGCGAAACTCGCCCGGTCGCCGGCGACTCTTTCGTGGACGCGGCCTGCGTTCGAGTTCCGTCGGCGGGCGGAAGGGGTTCCACTCGGATGAGGATGAAGCCCACTGCCATGACGCGAGACGGCGGGGCCGCGCACGCGGGGAGGAAGCTCCGCTTTCGGCGTCCGTACGGTGAGCCGCTGGCGCACGCGCACGCGACACGTCATCACTCGCCGCGCGGTTGCGTAACAGGAAGCACGTGGATAATTCCACAGTGGGCTTCGGGGGCGAGTGTTTTGGGGGTCACGCGCCCACGTGGTCGCTCATGGAGAAAAAGCTGGCGCGGCGCGTGCGCTGCACGAGCACAGGTGAGCGTCGACCTAGAAACACGCACGAGCCGGACGTGTACGCGCACGCGCGCACGGCTGTACATGACGTCATGTTTCGGGGTCATTATTTAGGTCTAATTCTTACTCCAGCTACTTTGCCATTtaacacattattttttatttttatattcaatgttgggaagatgactggaaatgtaacttgtaattgtaaccaactacatttccaaagcgtgttttgtgtgtgtgtgtgcgtgtgtgtctatatatatatatacgtggaTTATTTTACAACTGGCTTAAATTACAAAACTGCACACCTACAGTAAAGGAAACATCCTTTGCTAATTTAATATCCCTTACCGCGCTGCTCGTTAGACTGAATTGATAGGCCCAGCACCTGgtgcactttcaacaacaaaaaccagTCCACAAATGCACATCCTTCGACGGCCCGTCGAACTAACGCCGTCGCCCAACGACACGAGTGACTAACGTtgagccagttaacagccagccctAGCGAAcagctaaccctaacccactcTACGTTCTCGTTCGCTGACTTTCACGTCACTTCACAGGCCAAGCTCTCCTTTCAAAGCACGTTCACTgccacagatactacagtgtagaatgtgaggatgacgaccccaagtggacaaaactCATATCCGCATATATTTTGgtattactgtacagtggacccccgcatacccGCGGTTCGGCACCTGCGTATTCACCTATGAGCGCGCACACACGGAGCGCTTGTATTTTCACGTCGTCAGTGCGATGAGTTTCATTAGTGTCTCTGTCATCGGCCAATGGGCGACGTTCCGTCCTCTGCCGCCAGCCAAACAGGTGCTTGGATAACTCCGCCCCTTCTTCTTCAAAAGTCTgctcgcgcgcacacacacacacacacacacacacggccatGTCGCACAGTCACAGCACCCTCACTCAAACGCGCCTCGAGAAGACGTGGGTGCCGTGGGTGCGAAACCGACTCAGCAAGCGTCGAGAATGTGAGTACTGCAACttgttttcagtgtgtgtgcttgtgtgtgtgtgtgtgtgtgtgtgtgtgtgtcaccggGGTCGTACGCGGCAGTGTTCCTCGCTGCTGGTCGTTCACCCCGCTGGTCGTTCACCCCTCACGCTATCGCTGACCGTCTAAGGGCTAGACGACGTGGCCTTAAAATtaagccccccgcccccttcaataaaaacaaaaagctaatgacaatgacattgctCAAAACGAGGAGAAAGTGTCCCTTTAAACACAACTTGGGATGTtcgatataatttttttccctgaccGATACCAGCACAAGTATTCACTCTTGGGGACTCACCGATGCCATTAGTGCTTTTGATACAACACAATGACGGAGAATAGTCAACAAagatctttctttttctttctgacTCATTTGATGATTCAGCGATGTCAAACcgccgcagtgtagcgccaactattggcgaggaggacttactcgatGTCCGATTGTTTTGCCTCAAGCATCGGTGGccggtatcggcagccttcgcgagtacccgataccttgaaataaggccggtatggCCCCGATACCTAatatcggtactcgcccatctCTAAACAAAACCCTGTATACATTTtgataaaatatttgacaatttaacatcaataaatgaacaaaaatattcaattcaGGACTAATAAGTaacaacaaaactgtcactgaaCATAACAAGCGATGATGTCAACATCGTTTTTGCTCTGGtcgttgttggttttttttctgcagcgTCAGTTCCGCAGTTCACCAACTCGCCCACCATGATCGTGATGGTTGGACTGCCCGCCCGCGGGAAAACGTACATCTCCAAAAAGCTCACCCGCTACCTCAACTGGATTGGCGTAACCACCAAAGGTATCGCATCACCACATGCAAACACAAGGAGGCGCAATGCGCAAAACTTGACGCTCGTCCTGTTATGGCAGGCGTGTCCAAAAATGGCCTGAGGGCCATTTTGTGGCCGGCTGTCCATATTTTAGCCATCGGTTGCAGGGGCGGATCTCTTCATGTGGGATACAGGGCCGCAGGCCACCCCAAAAATCCTCAAAACATTTGCCTTATCACCTTCAACAGAAAGCTGTGACACAGCAGTTTTTTCAAGCCAACTGTCGATGAATGTGTCACGTCTTTCTCAACAGTGTTCAACGTGGGGCAGTACCGGCGAGACGCCACCCGCGCCTACAACAGCTTTGAGTTCTTCAAACCCGACAACGCCGAGGCCATGACGATCCGGAAGTACGATCAACCAACAAAGCACTTGTTCCAATCCCGCTGCCGCTTTTTCATATTGTGGCTTCGCTGTCCGGCAGGGCGTGCGCCATCGCTGCGCTCAAGGACGTGTGCGACTACTTCACCAGCGAGCAGGGCCAAGTGGTGGTGAGTCATCCAGCTCGTTGACTGGAACGCAAAGTGACCCGCAAGAACCCTTGAGGTGAACTACATAAACGACAGTCAAAACAGTCATTTCATCAAATACCGATGTGTTCATTTGAGGTTTTCGACGCCACCAACACGACAGCAGAGCGCCGAGCGGTCATCCTCAACTTCGCGAAGGAAAACGGCTACAAGGTTTGTTTGACCTCACTGCTGAAAATCTGAGCGTATTCCTGAAGGACATTACACCATGACGTCACGTGTACTTCCGGGTCGCAAAAGCCAAAGTTTTGTCAGACGGCACCGGTAGCATACAAGCCCTTCCATGTCATTGGAGCAAGAAAATCagaaatggcttgaatgatgagTTTAGCGTTCGGCCGTAGAGTAAATGTTTGAAGTATCAGTCGAAAAGAAGATGTTACATGAAGTACATTGCTTCAAAGGGAGACCGAACGATGGCGTGAATTTATTTCAGTGCGTTTGTTCATTCAAAAATAGAAGTGGTGAAAATTCAGACATGGTGAACATGATCACAGAGGGACTGGCTCATGAGTTGACCTTTCTGTTTCTCGGATTAATGTAAAAGCCTTCCTTCCACTAACCCGATGATGGAGGTTTGCTTCTCGGTCTGTGGTGACTTTTTTACTATTTACAACATTCATTGGATTGATTCTCCTCACCCTCAGGTTCTgctagattcagatttttttttcagacggCTATTGTTTAGAAACGTTATGAAATCCGTCGTCGATTTTAATCTTaatcattttttacttttatcacCTTGTACCACCTGGTCAGGTTTTCTTTGTGGAGTCCATCTGTGATGATCCAGAGATCATTGCTGAGAATATTAAGGTAAATTCTGGATCAGAACTTGATCAAACTGGAAATTACATCTTTTGAtggccttttttcccccaacctgTTGAATTAGCAAGTGAAGCTAAGCAGTCCCGATTACATCAACTGTGACAAGGACGAGGCTGTGGCCGACTTCCTGAAGAGGATTGAATGCTACAAGTTGACGTACGTGGCACTGGACGATATTAAGGACAGGTTAGTGTCACTTCTTCACATCATAGACCACATGGACTCCATAAGCCATGTAGGGGACCACTGCACGACAGAACTACTGGGACTACATAGACATAGTAGCGCTAGACCACACGAATCACATAGATTACATGGTGCACATTGACAAAGTGGCTTACATATTGTAGGCAGTcatggttgaaaaggattttaatATGCAGGAATTGTTGTGGCTGGTTTTGAGTCTTGAAATACCGCCTCTGAAAGGCAACTGTAATCTGGCCACGGTGATAGTGGTGAGGAGGAGGTTTAGGCAGAATGAAAGGGCGACATGAGACTTTCgtgaaaacatttgtgaaatgccagaagaagaaaaaaaggatgcGACATATTGTCTATTGAGCTATGCATTTAGGAGCTTCTGAGTGATGTAAGGGGCTGGTTTGGAGcaagtcacaagaaggagtcatgccataccACCTACGACAAAACTTCTTTCAGCTCTGCATTTCCTTGGGTCATTTCAGTGAACGTTGGCAATTGGTTCTGGCAGAGCAATTTTTCAGGTGTACCGCCTTAAGTTTTAAATGCAGTGTTACACAGGATGGGCAGATTTCTTTTCTGAACCTTGTCTGCCCCGTCCCCTTGCAGGAACTTGTCCTACATCAAGATCTTCAACGTGGGCAGCAGATACCTGGTGAACCGCGTGCAGGACCACATCCAGAGCAGGATTGTTTACTACCTCATGAACATCCACGTCACGCCACGCTCCATCTACCTGTGTCGCCACGGCGAGAGCGAGCTCAACCTGGTGGGCCGCATCGGCGGAGACTCCGGCTTGTCGGCTCGCGGCGCCGAGGTGAGGAGCGCCGCGGCGTCATCGCACGCTAACCGCGGCTCCTCCGGTTAACGCCCCGCCGCTGCCGCGTGTCGTCCGCAGTTTGCCGGCGCTTTGGGAGCGTACGTGCGCAAGCAGAACATCAGCGAGCTGAAGGTTTGGACCAGCCACATGAAGAGGACCATCCAGACGGCTGAAGGTCTGGGGGTCGCGTACGAGCAGTGGAAGGCTCTCAATGAGATTGACGCTGTGAGTGCAAATCTACGTTTTTGAGGGCTTTTCTCATGCTCGCTCGCCAAAACTCGTTCATCTTGTCGTAATTGGCTCAGTAGTGCCTGTTctggaattgattttttttttagcccctGAAGACAGTTTCCCCGAGCAACATGAAATGTGGTCTGCAcatctatcatgagtagacccacaaaaaaagtctcaacaaCAAGGCATActgtaaaacaaacagaaaaatgttGTTAGTTGGCTTGGTTTGACGTAGTCTGACATTTCCACGGTTCCTTTCCAGCTTATTTCAGGCACGTATACGAGGACTGAATCTTCAAAACATTCTGAGGAACGCTACCAAGcccattttggggggtttatGCCCATGAGCTCCCCTCGATGTGCACTACCAGTGGAAACACATTTAGTGCTTTTGAATGAGAAACTGGGTCTGAACTTCTGATCATTATCCTTCTGTCTTGTATATGCACTTCTAATTTGATCATGATTGTACAAAAATGTCtcggataaaaaaaagaaaccctagaaatgatcaaaatgactgTAATGTGTCCACGTcatacaaaacatgtttttgttgtttgtgcacAGTTTATAGATGGatgttttgatgatgatgacggcGATTTAATTCAATGTTTGAGTCAGCGTGCGATGGCCTCGTCGTGTTTCAGGGCGTATGTGAGGAGATGTCGTACGAGGAGATTCAGGAGAATTATCCGGAAGAGTTTGCACTGCGAGACCAAGACAAGTATCGCTACCGCTACCCAAAAGGCGAGGTGAATTTTGTTTGACACGCACTTTCTGACATGGCCCCTTTGGAAAATGAATTGGCCTAACCCGCACTCCAGCCCCTTAACCACGTCTGCCCTAAGGCGCTCCCACCACCAAAGCGTGCAAACAAGGGGCGCTTTGGTTTTCTCCTAACGAGCCTCGTGTCCACCAGTCTTACGAGGACCTGGTCCAGCGTCTGGAGCCCGTCATCATGGAGCTGGAGAGGCAGGAGAACGTGCTGGTCGTCTGCCACCAGGCCGTCATGAGATGTTTGCTAGCGTACTTCCTGGACAAAAGTGCAGGTGAGCGAGCGCGTGGACGATGTGCTGCTGTTCATCATCCTGGCGCTCGTAATATTCATAATTCATATTACGAGTGTTGTTTCTGCCAGCGGAACTGCCCTACCTCAAGTGTCCTCTTCACACGGTCCTCAAACTCACCCCAGTCGCCTACGGTCAGTCACTTGCAGCAACTTCTTCTCGATGAGTGTTTTTCTCACAGTACTTGATGTGACTATATCGGACCATTTAAGGTGGATG is a window encoding:
- the LOC133480301 gene encoding 6-phosphofructo-2-kinase/fructose-2,6-bisphosphatase-like isoform X1, which translates into the protein MSHSHSTLTQTRLEKTWVPWVRNRLSKRRESSVPQFTNSPTMIVMVGLPARGKTYISKKLTRYLNWIGVTTKVFNVGQYRRDATRAYNSFEFFKPDNAEAMTIRKACAIAALKDVCDYFTSEQGQVVVFDATNTTAERRAVILNFAKENGYKVFFVESICDDPEIIAENIKQVKLSSPDYINCDKDEAVADFLKRIECYKLTYVALDDIKDRNLSYIKIFNVGSRYLVNRVQDHIQSRIVYYLMNIHVTPRSIYLCRHGESELNLVGRIGGDSGLSARGAEFAGALGAYVRKQNISELKVWTSHMKRTIQTAEGLGVAYEQWKALNEIDARAMASSCFRAYVRRCRTRRFRRIIRKSLHCETKTSIATATQKSYEDLVQRLEPVIMELERQENVLVVCHQAVMRCLLAYFLDKSAAELPYLKCPLHTVLKLTPVAYGCKVESVFLNVEAVNTHRDKPENVDVDREAEEALETVPEHI
- the LOC133480301 gene encoding 6-phosphofructo-2-kinase/fructose-2,6-bisphosphatase 1-like isoform X7 — protein: MEKKLARRVRCTSTASVPQFTNSPTMIVMVGLPARGKTYISKKLTRYLNWIGVTTKVFNVGQYRRDATRAYNSFEFFKPDNAEAMTIRKACAIAALKDVCDYFTSEQGQVVVFDATNTTAERRAVILNFAKENGYKVFFVESICDDPEIIAENIKQVKLSSPDYINCDKDEAVADFLKRIECYKLTYVALDDIKDRNLSYIKIFNVGSRYLVNRVQDHIQSRIVYYLMNIHVTPRSIYLCRHGESELNLVGRIGGDSGLSARGAEFAGALGAYVRKQNISELKVWTSHMKRTIQTAEGLGVAYEQWKALNEIDAGVCEEMSYEEIQENYPEEFALRDQDKYRYRYPKGESYEDLVQRLEPVIMELERQENVLVVCHQAVMRCLLAYFLDKSAAELPYLKCPLHTVLKLTPVAYGCKVESVFLNVEAVNTHRDKPENVDVDREAEEALETVPEHI
- the LOC133480301 gene encoding 6-phosphofructo-2-kinase/fructose-2,6-bisphosphatase-like isoform X6, which translates into the protein MSHSHSTLTQTRLEKTWVPWVRNRLSKRRESSVPQFTNSPTMIVMVGLPARGKTYISKKLTRYLNWIGVTTKVFNVGQYRRDATRAYNSFEFFKPDNAEAMTIRKACAIAALKDVCDYFTSEQGQVVVFDATNTTAERRAVILNFAKENGYKQVKLSSPDYINCDKDEAVADFLKRIECYKLTYVALDDIKDRNLSYIKIFNVGSRYLVNRVQDHIQSRIVYYLMNIHVTPRSIYLCRHGESELNLVGRIGGDSGLSARGAEFAGALGAYVRKQNISELKVWTSHMKRTIQTAEGLGVAYEQWKALNEIDARAMASSCFRAYVRRCRTRRFRRIIRKSLHCETKTSIATATQKSYEDLVQRLEPVIMELERQENVLVVCHQAVMRCLLAYFLDKSAAELPYLKCPLHTVLKLTPVAYGCKVESVFLNVEAVNTHRDKPENVDVDREAEEALETVPEHI
- the LOC133480301 gene encoding 6-phosphofructo-2-kinase/fructose-2,6-bisphosphatase 1-like isoform X3, whose translation is MSHSHSTLTQTRLEKTWVPWVRNRLSKRRESSVPQFTNSPTMIVMVGLPARGKTYISKKLTRYLNWIGVTTKVFNVGQYRRDATRAYNSFEFFKPDNAEAMTIRKACAIAALKDVCDYFTSEQGQVVVFDATNTTAERRAVILNFAKENGYKVFFVESICDDPEIIAENIKQVKLSSPDYINCDKDEAVADFLKRIECYKLTYVALDDIKDRNLSYIKIFNVGSRYLVNRVQDHIQSRIVYYLMNIHVTPRSIYLCRHGESELNLVGRIGGDSGLSARGAEFAGALGAYVRKQNISELKVWTSHMKRTIQTAEGLGVAYEQWKALNEIDAGVCEEMSYEEIQENYPEEFALRDQDKYRYRYPKGESYEDLVQRLEPVIMELERQENVLVVCHQAVMRCLLAYFLDKSAAELPYLKCPLHTVLKLTPVAYGCKVESVFLNVEAVNTHRDKPENVDVDREAEEALETVPEHI
- the LOC133480301 gene encoding 6-phosphofructo-2-kinase/fructose-2,6-bisphosphatase 1-like isoform X4, which codes for MRMKPTAMTRDGGAAHAGRKLRFRRPYASVPQFTNSPTMIVMVGLPARGKTYISKKLTRYLNWIGVTTKVFNVGQYRRDATRAYNSFEFFKPDNAEAMTIRKACAIAALKDVCDYFTSEQGQVVVFDATNTTAERRAVILNFAKENGYKVFFVESICDDPEIIAENIKQVKLSSPDYINCDKDEAVADFLKRIECYKLTYVALDDIKDRNLSYIKIFNVGSRYLVNRVQDHIQSRIVYYLMNIHVTPRSIYLCRHGESELNLVGRIGGDSGLSARGAEFAGALGAYVRKQNISELKVWTSHMKRTIQTAEGLGVAYEQWKALNEIDAGVCEEMSYEEIQENYPEEFALRDQDKYRYRYPKGESYEDLVQRLEPVIMELERQENVLVVCHQAVMRCLLAYFLDKSAAELPYLKCPLHTVLKLTPVAYGCKVESVFLNVEAVNTHRDKPENVDVDREAEEALETVPEHI
- the LOC133480301 gene encoding 6-phosphofructo-2-kinase/fructose-2,6-bisphosphatase 1-like isoform X2 encodes the protein MRMKPTAMTRDGGAAHAGRKLRFRRPYASVPQFTNSPTMIVMVGLPARGKTYISKKLTRYLNWIGVTTKVFNVGQYRRDATRAYNSFEFFKPDNAEAMTIRKACAIAALKDVCDYFTSEQGQVVVFDATNTTAERRAVILNFAKENGYKVFFVESICDDPEIIAENIKQVKLSSPDYINCDKDEAVADFLKRIECYKLTYVALDDIKDRNLSYIKIFNVGSRYLVNRVQDHIQSRIVYYLMNIHVTPRSIYLCRHGESELNLVGRIGGDSGLSARGAEFAGALGAYVRKQNISELKVWTSHMKRTIQTAEGLGVAYEQWKALNEIDARAMASSCFRAYVRRCRTRRFRRIIRKSLHCETKTSIATATQKSYEDLVQRLEPVIMELERQENVLVVCHQAVMRCLLAYFLDKSAAELPYLKCPLHTVLKLTPVAYGCKVESVFLNVEAVNTHRDKPENVDVDREAEEALETVPEHI
- the LOC133480301 gene encoding 6-phosphofructo-2-kinase/fructose-2,6-bisphosphatase-like isoform X8, giving the protein MSHSHSTLTQTRLEKTWVPWVRNRLSKRRESSVPQFTNSPTMIVMVGLPARGKTYISKKLTRYLNWIGVTTKVFNVGQYRRDATRAYNSFEFFKPDNAEAMTIRKACAIAALKDVCDYFTSEQGQVVVFDATNTTAERRAVILNFAKENGYKVFFVESICDDPEIIAENIKQVKLSSPDYINCDKDEAVADFLKRIECYKLTYVALDDIKDRNLSYIKIFNVGSRYLVNRVQDHIQSRIVYYLMNIHVTPRSIYLCRHGESELNLVGRIGGDSGLSARGAEFAGALGAYVRKQNISELKVWTSHMKRTIQTAEGLGVAYEQWKALNEIDARAMASSCFRAYVRRCRTRRFRRIIRKSLHCETKTSIATATQKASPLTTSALRRSHHQSVQTRGALVFS
- the LOC133480301 gene encoding 6-phosphofructo-2-kinase/fructose-2,6-bisphosphatase 1-like isoform X5, which gives rise to MEKKLARRVRCTSTASVPQFTNSPTMIVMVGLPARGKTYISKKLTRYLNWIGVTTKVFNVGQYRRDATRAYNSFEFFKPDNAEAMTIRKACAIAALKDVCDYFTSEQGQVVVFDATNTTAERRAVILNFAKENGYKVFFVESICDDPEIIAENIKQVKLSSPDYINCDKDEAVADFLKRIECYKLTYVALDDIKDRNLSYIKIFNVGSRYLVNRVQDHIQSRIVYYLMNIHVTPRSIYLCRHGESELNLVGRIGGDSGLSARGAEFAGALGAYVRKQNISELKVWTSHMKRTIQTAEGLGVAYEQWKALNEIDARAMASSCFRAYVRRCRTRRFRRIIRKSLHCETKTSIATATQKSYEDLVQRLEPVIMELERQENVLVVCHQAVMRCLLAYFLDKSAAELPYLKCPLHTVLKLTPVAYGCKVESVFLNVEAVNTHRDKPENVDVDREAEEALETVPEHI